From a single Flavobacteriales bacterium genomic region:
- a CDS encoding cysteine--tRNA ligase — protein sequence MQSKLVVQNTLSGKKEAFQPINPPHVGMYVCGPTVYSDVHLGNVRTFLSFDVIYRYLCYLGYKVRYVRNITDVGHLVGDVDQGEDKIAKQARLEQLEPMEVVQRYTNGFHAVMRLFNISEPSIEPTATAHIIEQIAMTQTLLDKGYAYEVNGSVYFDVLRYAEDHEYGQLSGRKIEDLMSNTRELDGQEDKRNPLDFALWKKAGPEHIMRWESPWGKGFPGWHLECSVMSTKYLGERFDIHGGGMDLKFPHHECEIAQNTGSTGTTPVNYWLHTNMLTVNGRKMSKSEGNGFTPEELLSGDHKLLEKGYSAMTVRFFMLMCHYSSTLDFSNQALQAAEKGYARMMEGWQNLQELPTSDSGTVSAADFKTRCEEAMNDDFNTPVLIAVLFDVVKSINQIKAGQATIDPENLAALKELMRDYLFTVMGLEEEQGSGPGDQLDDIMQVLIDLRKEARQNKDFALSDQIRDRLAEAGIQLKDGPEGTSWSTSN from the coding sequence ATGCAGAGCAAGCTTGTTGTACAGAATACACTGAGCGGTAAAAAGGAAGCTTTTCAACCGATCAATCCGCCTCATGTGGGCATGTATGTCTGTGGACCGACCGTCTACTCGGACGTCCATCTCGGAAATGTTAGGACCTTTCTCAGTTTCGATGTCATCTATAGATACCTCTGCTATTTGGGATACAAGGTGCGCTATGTGCGCAATATCACCGATGTAGGTCATCTAGTGGGAGATGTGGACCAAGGAGAGGATAAGATTGCCAAGCAGGCCCGTCTGGAACAACTGGAACCCATGGAGGTCGTTCAGCGATACACCAACGGATTCCATGCGGTGATGCGTCTCTTCAATATCAGCGAACCGAGTATTGAACCAACAGCCACTGCTCATATCATAGAGCAGATTGCTATGACCCAGACCTTGCTGGACAAAGGCTATGCTTATGAGGTCAATGGATCGGTCTATTTCGATGTACTGAGATATGCAGAGGACCATGAGTATGGTCAACTCTCTGGTCGAAAGATAGAGGACCTCATGTCCAACACCCGCGAGTTGGACGGACAGGAGGACAAGCGCAATCCACTCGATTTCGCCCTATGGAAGAAGGCCGGGCCTGAGCACATCATGCGCTGGGAGTCACCATGGGGAAAAGGTTTTCCAGGATGGCACTTGGAGTGCTCCGTGATGAGCACCAAGTATCTGGGAGAACGATTCGATATACATGGTGGTGGAATGGACCTCAAATTCCCTCACCATGAATGTGAGATAGCTCAGAATACCGGCTCTACAGGAACTACTCCGGTCAATTATTGGCTACATACCAATATGCTCACCGTCAATGGGCGCAAGATGTCCAAATCAGAAGGGAATGGATTCACTCCTGAAGAACTGCTTTCTGGTGACCACAAGCTTTTGGAGAAGGGATACAGTGCTATGACCGTGAGATTCTTCATGCTCATGTGCCACTACAGCAGTACCCTGGATTTCTCGAATCAAGCACTTCAGGCCGCAGAAAAAGGATACGCCCGTATGATGGAAGGTTGGCAGAATTTACAGGAGCTTCCCACCAGCGATTCCGGAACAGTGTCAGCGGCAGATTTCAAGACCCGCTGTGAAGAGGCGATGAACGATGACTTCAATACGCCCGTGCTGATCGCGGTACTCTTCGATGTGGTGAAGAGCATCAATCAGATCAAGGCCGGTCAGGCCACCATCGACCCAGAGAATCTGGCCGCACTGAAAGAACTCATGCGTGACTATCTCTTTACTGTCATGGGATTGGAAGAGGAGCAAGGATCCGGCCCAGGAGACCAGCTCGATGATATCATGCAGGTATTGATCGACCTCAGGAAAGAGGCTAGGCAGAACAAGGACTTCGCACTTTCCGATCAGATCAGGGACCGCCTTGCTGAAGCTGGGATCCAGCTCAAAGATGGACCCGAAGGCACTTCATGGAGCACATCGAACTGA